The genomic interval GCGATCGACGGATGGAAGGTGTCGACGACCTGCGCCGGGCTCCACACCGCGCCTGAGATGAGGGCGCGGTAGTTGGGACCGGAGGGATGCGTGACGGCAAAGTAACGGGTCAGGACGACCCCCTCGGCGGCCAGCCGCCGGTGCGCCGGGAGGCTTGCTACGTCCTCGAAACCGTGGTTCTCAAACACCCCGAAGACGAGGCTGCTCCACCACCGCCCGCGGGCCCCCGCCCGTCCCGGCCGGCCCAGTACGGCGGCCGCCGCGCCGGCTAAGGCTGCCCCGAGGAACGCGCGCCGGTGCATGCTATAATCGGTCACGGATCAAAATCCTCCGGGAGGAGTGTGATGGTCGAGCGCTCGATCGAATCCGCGCTGCCGCCCCGGACGGTTCGGATGTGGGTGCAGGCCGTTCGGCCGTTCTCGCTTACGGCATCCATCGTGCCGGTGATGCTCGGCACAGCGGTGGCGGCCACGCAGGGCCTGTTCAATCCGGGGTTGCTTCTCCTCACCCTGCTCGGGGCCGTGGCCATCCAGGGCGCGGCCAACCTGTTCAGCGATTACTTCGACTACCGCGGCGGCTACGATACCCCTGAATCGTACGGCAGCAGCGGCGTGCTCGTTCGCGGCATCCTGCAGCCCAGTGAAGTGTTCTTGGCGGGCCTCGTGCTGATCGCCCTCGACGTCGCGATTGGACTCTACCTCGCGGTGATTCGGGGAACCCCGATCCTCGTGCTCGGGGTCCTCGGCGCGCTCGGCGCCTACTTCTATTCGGGGAAGCCGGTCGCCTACAAATACCGGGCGCTCGGAGATCCGGTGATCTTCCTCCTCTTCGGGCCGCTCATGGTCCTCGGCGCCTACTACGTGCAGGCCAGGTCGATCGAGTTCATCCCGATGCTCTATGCCCTTCCGGTGGGGTGTCTGGTCACCGCGATCCTCCACGTGAACAACATCCGCGATATGCCCACGGACGCCCGCGGTGGCGGGGTGACCGTCGCACGGGCCCTGGGGCTCGGAGGCGCGAAGCTCCTGCTGTACGGGCTGCTGGCGGCCGCCTACCTCTCGGTGATCGCGGGCATGCTGAATGGGACCTTTGTCCGGGGCGCGGCGCTCGTGTTCTTGAGCGCACCCCTCG from bacterium carries:
- the menA gene encoding 1,4-dihydroxy-2-naphthoate octaprenyltransferase; translated protein: MVERSIESALPPRTVRMWVQAVRPFSLTASIVPVMLGTAVAATQGLFNPGLLLLTLLGAVAIQGAANLFSDYFDYRGGYDTPESYGSSGVLVRGILQPSEVFLAGLVLIALDVAIGLYLAVIRGTPILVLGVLGALGAYFYSGKPVAYKYRALGDPVIFLLFGPLMVLGAYYVQARSIEFIPMLYALPVGCLVTAILHVNNIRDMPTDARGGGVTVARALGLGGAKLLLYGLLAAAYLSVIAGMLNGTFVRGAALVFLSAPLAWGLVKQVAAAKASSDLVLLDVAAARVHLVFGLLLVGGVLLPVW